Genomic DNA from Leptotrichia wadei:
AAAACATAAATTATCCTTTCTTTTAAATGTTTTTTTACATTCATTCGTACTCATAATATTTAACTTGCTATATATTTTTTTTATTATACCACATTTCTTTATAATTGTATATTTATGCTTTATGTTTTTAGACTTTCAAACCTTTACTGCAAGATAAGATTTTGCGACAACAAGCAATCCTGTGAAAGTAAAAAAGAAAAAACATAGTAATTATGAAAAAATATTTATTAATCAAAATATCTAAAAAATAATTTAGTTGAATGATTATAAACCAATTATCAAACAACCTTATTATAAAAAATTATTCCTATTTTTAAGCGGGGTTTAATATAAAAATTCTTATAAAATAAAAAAGAGAGCGTCTAAATGCACCCTTTTCCATTATTTTCTGACAATAATCAGTTTATATTAAAACTTAATTTCACAATAAATTTTATTTCTTTACTTTTTCCACATCTTCTTTTTTCTTTAAATTTTTATCTCTTTCTTTATCTTCCTCCTGTTTTACTCCCCACGCTTCAGGCTTAGGCACACAAATCGGACGTCCTTCTGGCAGCATATCCCATATTTTTTTTAATATTCCCATTAGAAATACACCTCTTTTATGTTTACTTTCAAATATTATTCGTATTCTTTAATTTTTTTGTTGAAATTCTATCAGTTGTAGTTAAAATAGCTTTTAAGCAATCTATTTATAAATCAATTATTTAAACATCTTTGTTCGATGTTTATATTTATTCATATTTTAGGATTTCTAAAATTATTTTTTTCTAAATAATGAGCAAATTTCCATAATTAACATTTCCACTCCTGTTTCCATCTCTATTTTACCAGTCTTTATGTCTTTTTCGATTTCCCAGCATCTAAAAACTAATTTTTTTAAACTGGCATTTGTGTAGTTTTGTTCTAATTCTATTTTTTTGAAAATTACATAGGAATTTGGGATTCTGTTATTGGATTTAAAAATTTCCTTTATTTCTTCAAATTCAATTTTAAAAGTGTTGTAATTTTTACTAAATTTTCGCCCTTTCACTTTTAACGAGCTTATTTTGTACATTATTTCGAGTTCATTATAAAGAGAATACAAGATTCCCATATATTCTTTTTTTTGCTCCAAGTATCTCATTACATCCGCTGGGTTGTTTAACAATATGTTTCGGGTCATTTCATAAATTTGATAATCTTTTTCAATAGATACAATATTTTTAATTTTTTCAATATCAAACTTTTCTCCATCCAGAAAAATCTTAATTTTTGCAACTTCATTTCTGACCTTAAACGGATTGTTTCCTATCATTTCAAGAAGCATTGCCACATCCCTTGCGTTTATATCCAGTTCATTTACAACATAAGCCCGTATTTCCTCTTCTGTTTCCTTTTGAAATAAAAAAACTTCCATTTGCTTATTTTTACTAAATTCATCCAGCAGCTTTTTTAATTTTACTCCAAATTTCCCATCTTCCTTGTCATAATCAATAATAATTTCCTTATTTACTATCTCAAGATTTGCTATGTATTTCAAAATTTCCTCAATATTTTTAAGCTTTTCCGCTCTTTTCAATACTACCAGTTCCTGACTTGAAAATATGGAATTAATATTTATTTTTTCCAAAAATTTTTCATTTTCTTTCAAATCCACATCAAAAAAACTTTCACTAATTCCAACATTTTCTTTCCGAATTTTCTCCAAAAGTTCAAAATATTTAAATTCTCTTTGCTTTTTTCCTCCAATAAAATAAATCATTTATTTCCTCACGTCTATAATTATTTTTATTTCTTGAGAAAATTATATCAAATTTTTTGTATAATTTGAACTTTAAAACAAAAAACAAATAAAATTTGTAAAAATTATATTCTATATTTTTCTCTTATTTGATTTTTATATGTTTCAGCCTGAGTTCCATACACTACTTGAATTCCTTTTCCAGAACGAATTACACCTTTTGCCTGCAATTCTTTCCATCTCGCATCATCAGCAACTATAGAAGCATCTTTTACAGTAACTCTAAGTCGTGTAATGCAGGCATCTATATTTTCAATATTTTCTGCTCCTCCTAATGAAACCACTATATCATCTATGAGTTCCGTATTTCCTTTAGCTTCGTTATAGTCTTTTCTTGTGTAAAGTTTATTTTCAGAATCTCCTCTACCTGGTGTAGGAATATTGAATTTCAGAATTAATGTTTTGAATACAAAATAGTACACAAGTGCGTATACAGGCCCTAATATTAATATCCAAAAGTATGAAGTCTTCGCATTTCCTTGTAAAAGTCCAAAGAAAGTAAAATCTATAATTCCTCTTGAAAATGTAATCCCTACTGCTACATTAAGCACATACATCAGCATATATGCTAGTCCTTCAAGCAATGCGTGAATTACATATAGTGCAGGTGCTACAAATAAGAAAGTAAATTCTATCGGTTCAGTTATTCCTGTAAGGAATGATGTCAACGCAGCTGATAGCAATATCCCTTTTATAGCCGCCTTATTTTTATCATCTGCAGTTCTGTACATTGCAAGCGCTGCCGCAGGTAATCCAAACATCATAGGTAAAAATCCGCCTGTCATTGTTTTTGTCGCTGCTGCACTAAAATGTTTTACTGACGGATCTGCAAGCTGTGCAAAGAATATATTTTGCCCTCCTGCCACCATTTTACCTGCCACTTCCTGATAACCTCCAAGCTGAGTATACCAGAACAGAGGATATATAGCATGGTGTAATCCAAATACATTTAACAATCTCATTGTAAATCCATAAAAGAATGTTCCTATCGCTCCTGTTGCCGCAAACATTTCTCCAGCTTTTACAATTCCCATAAAAATTGTAGGCCAGATAAACGGAAATATTGCCGCCAAAGGAATAAATAAAATAATTGTCATAACTGGCACAAATCTATTTCCGCTGAAAAATGCCAAATAATCAGGTAATTTTTTATCTGAAAATTTGTTTGTAATTGCCGAAGCCACAATACCACACACAATACCACCAAACACACCTGTCTGTAATGTAAATATTCCAAGTTCCTTCGCATATAATGCCGCTGTCCCTCTTGCCGCAGCTTCACTCAAACCTTTTCCAATAAGAGCATCATAAGTTACTGAATCAGGAGTTATCCCTTTAAAACTCAAAATTGTCCCTATTATAGTGTGAAAAAGCAAAAATCCCAAAACTGCTGATAACGCTGCTGTTTCTTTATTTTTATTTGCAAGTCCTATAGCTACACCAACTGCAAACAGTAAAGGTAAATTTGCAAAAACAAACAATCCTACGTTAGAAAACAGCTGCATAAGATAATTTAACGGAGTTCCTGGTTCAAGAAAAGTTAAATTATACGTTTTTATAAGGACGGGATTTGTAAAAGAACCTCCCACTCCTAAAAGTATCCCTGCCATTGGTAACACTGCGATAGGGAGCATAAAAGCCCTACCTATTTTCTGTAATACTGCAAAAATTCCATTATTTTTCATAGCATACACCATATATTGAAACCATTTAAAATATTAAATTTCCTCCTTCCTTTCTATGTTCTAAAACAATTTCAACAATTTCCTTTCTATAAATAATATTTATTTTAATCATTAATTTTTTATATAATTTTAAAAATTTAATACCAACTCTCTATCTTTAGAATATCTTTTTTTCACAAATAAAAAAAATTGAATAACTTTTACTCCATTTCCCTAACAAATCTTTGAGCAATCTCAAGAGGTCTTGTTATAGCACCTCCGACAACTACTGCAAATGCACCCAATTCCAGCATTTTTTTTGCCTGCTTCGGTTCGTGTATCTTTCCTTCTGCTATTACTGGAATATGAAGTGTTTTAGAAAGATTTCCTACTAATTCAAAGTCAGGCCCTTCTGATTTTTTACTGTAGGGAGTATAGCCACTAAGCGTTGTTCCTACAAAATCTACACCAGCTTTCTCAGCATTCACTCCTTCTTCAAATGTTGAAATATCTGCCATTAATAATACATCAGGATATTTTCCCTTAATTTTTTTTATAAATTCATTTATTGTTTTTGCTTCAGGACGTTCTCTCATTGTACAGTCCAGTGCAATTATATCAGCTTTAGCTTCCACTAAATCATCTATTTCCTTCATCGTTACGGTTATATGCTGAGGAAAGCCTTCATATTGCTTTTTGATTAATCCTATAACAGGTAAATCTAAGTTTTTTTTGATTTCTTCAATATCTCTTATTCCATTAGTTCTTATTCCCGCTGCTCCAGCCCGTTCTGCCGCAATAGCCATAAGATGCATTATAGTCCCATTTTCTATATAAAGAGGTTCTCCAGGCAATGCCTGGCACGAAACAATCAACTTACCTTTTAATTTTTTCAATAATTGTTCTTTATTCATAATTACACCTTCTTTTATTCCTTAATTAATATTTCTTACATTTCTATGTTACCCCATTTTTTTAATTTGTCAATAGAAAAACTTTTAAATACTTTTTTTATTTCTTTAAATCTATTAATTTAATTCACACAGTTAATTCTTTGGCACCTCATAAGCCTGATGGCAAATCGGACATTCCAAATATTCTTTCCTTGCACTTATCGGAAAAACTGGTATCCAAAACAAAGTAAACCAGTCACGATATTCCACAAAATTCCAGTCAGATGTATTGTTGCATCTTGAACAATGACAGTTTTCTAGTGTTCCTAAATTTTTAAATTTTCTTTTTGTTCCAAATATTAAAATCATTTTAGATATCTCACTTCCCAATTTTTGAATAAAACTTCTCCCACTCCTATAAAAAAAGTGGGAGACTTTATTAATCTTCTTTTTCAACTTCCAGCAATTTCAATCTCAAATCATCTTCAAGAACTTGTTCTTCAATTCCCGCAGGTGCTCCAGTCATCAAGTCTTGCCCTTTATTAGTTTTAGGGAACGGAATTACTTCTTTTATTGAATCTTCCTTCAACATTGCCATAAGCCATCTGTCGATTCCGTAAGCAAGTCCTCCATGTGGCGGAACTCCATATTTCAACACTTCCAAGAAGAATCCAAATTTGTCTTCTAATTCTTCTTGACTAAATCCTAATTTTTCAAAAACTTTCGCCTGTAAATCTTCATCGTGAATTCTGATACTTCCTCCACCGATTTCATAACCATTCAAGACAATATCATATGAATCTGTCTTAATTTTTGCAAGTTCATTCGTATCAAGATATTTTCTATCTTCTTCCTTAATCGAAGTAAACGGATGGTGTTGTGCTTTATATCTATTTTCTTCTTCACTCCATTCAAACATAGGAAAATCAACTACCCATAAGAATTTAAACGCATTTTTGTCGATTAATTCCAATTCTTCTCCCAATTTCAATCTCAATGCTCCCAATCCATCATGCACAACTTTATATTTATCAGCTAAAATTAACGCAACTTCATTATTTTTAATTCCCAATTTTTCAATAATTTGTGTCAATTTTTCTTCCGAGAAGAATTTCGCAATTGGAGAATTTATCTCTCCATTTTCATTCATTTTGATATATGCCAAACCTTTTGCTTTAAAGTATGTTTTCACATAATCTTCCAAATCTTTAATATATTTTCTCGAGAATTTTTCAGCATTTGGTGCAACAATTGCTTTTACATTCCCACCATCTTTTAACGCATTTTCAAAAACGCCAAATCCACAATCAGCAGTTTCTTCAGATAAATCAATCAATTTCATATCAAATCTCAAATCTGGCTTATCTGAACCATAAAAATTCATCGCATCATCGTAGCTCATTTGAGGAAATTTTTCAGTAATTTCAATTCCTGTAACATCTTTAAATACTGTCTTTGTCAATTCTTCAGCCATTGAAATCACATCTTCCTGCTCAACAAACGACATTTCCACATCTAATTGAGTAAATTCAGGCTGTCTATCCGCTCTCAAATCTTCATCTCTAAAACATTTTGCCAATTGATAATATTTGTCAATCCCAGAAACCATAAGTATTTGCTTAAACAATTGTGGCGATTGTGGCAACGCATAGAAATCCCCTTTGTTAGTTCTACTTGGCACGATAAAATCCCTCGCTCCTTCAGGTGTCGCTTTTGCCAAAATCGGAGTGTCGACATCCAAAAATCCATTTTTATTCATAAATTTTCTAATCGAAAACAGCATATCGTTTCTTTTAATAATATTATTCAACATTTTCGGTCTTCTAATATCCAAGTATCTATAAGTCAATCTCATATTTTCACTAAGATTCCCAGTTTCACTAATCTCAAACGGCAGTTGCTTTGCTCGGCTTAAAACTTCAATTTTTTTCGCTTCAATCTCAATATCCCCAGTAGGAATATTTTTATTTTTACTACTTCTCTCAGCCACAACCCCAGTAACCTTCAAAACCCATTCATTCTTATATTTTCTAGCTTCCTCAAAAAGTTCACTCCCAGAAACTTCCTCATTCAACAAAATCTGAGTAATCCCGTATCTATCCCTCAAATCAATAAACACAAAGTGCCCCAAATCCCTAACTTTAGAAATCCATCCCGACAAAGTTACTTCTTCGCCAATATTTTCCATTCTTAACTCGTTTAATTTATAGTTTCTATACATTTTTTGTCCTTTCTCTATTTAATAATTTTATATTTTAATTTCCTTATTTTTTTCCAAAAATATCCCAAATTTTTTTAATTTCAAATCAATATCAATAATTTGGCCAATTATCGAACCAATTATCAAATAAATCAAAACAATGATATCACGTTTTGAATTTATTGTACTTTTCACGCCAACAATTATTATAAACAGTCCAGCACATTCCATCATAATATTTTTCATATCTTCTTTAAACTTGTGACCGATAAAAAATCCGATTAAACTTCCAAGAATAATGGCAGCACAATTTACTAAATTTCCCAAAAAAATCACCTTACAAAATCTTTAATTAACAATTTATATTTATAAATTTTTCTTTTAAATGAATTCTTTGTATTATACTTGAAAAAATATGTATTTTGAAAATTTAATATTTATTCTTGTTTATATTTTTTTTCATCAATAAATTTCTTAACAGCATTTAATAAATCATCCATTAATAAGACTATTTCATCATAATAATTTTTTAAATCACTTACTGTATATTCGGAACCAACTTCTATAAAAGATTTTCTACCATGTGCTAAAGCATTCCTTTCGTTTTTTATATTATCCAATGAAAATTTGTGATTTTCTGGATCTTGGCTTCTTGATCTAGAATTTAAAACTATTCCATGTAATTTACACATTTCTCTTAAATTTTTAGCACCTACATTCCCTGATAAATTAGATAAGTTTTTTATTTCAAATTTTAAAACTATCCTATTAGAGATTCCTTCAATAATTTCATTAACTTTATCTTTATAAGTATTAAAATTTGAATTTTTTTTAAATGAATCTGAAAATTTATATTCAATAAATAGTTTTTGAAAGACTTCACTTGCTTGTAAATAAGTTATATTTTCATATTCAAATTTTTGATATATTGAATCAATAAAAAGAAAAACAGAAGCTTCTATAAAATTATATAACAATAAAATAAAACTTGAACGAAAAATTTTAAAAAAATCATTATAGGAAAAATTCATGTTATCAGTATTATAATTAAAATCAATAATTGTTTCTTCTACTTCTCCTAAATCATTTCTAATTTTTAAATTCTCAAATTTTTCTAATATATTAAAGCAATATCTTAACTCATTTTTCCTTTTTCTGTATTCTGATTTCATGCTGAATATTATCTCCTAATAATTTATTTTTTACAAATGTAATTCTTTCTACTAATTTAGATTTATTATTTGCACTGTCAGTAGTTGTTACTTTTTTAAATTCTTTTGACTCTAACCATTCTTCTGTATTTGTGTTTAGATTTTTATTTTCATTTAAAGCTAAATTTACTCCAACAGAAATTGCTTCAAATCTAGTTCTTGGAGTAGATTTTGCACTTTTTGATTTAGCAAAACCATTAGGAAAATATTTCTCTACAAAAACTAACATATTTTCAAAATTTTTTAATAATCTTTCTCTATCAAAATCCCTTAAATTTTTTTTTACATAATCTTCCAAAAAAAGAGTTACTTTTCCATCATATTCATCTAAACTATCTGAATATGCAAAAAATCTAAGTACTAATTCTAAGTTTTCTTTCTTTTTTTGTTTTTCTAAAGAAATTGGACATAACTTTTTATATTTTTCGTTTTCTGAACATCTTTTTAAAAATTCAATAAATTCTTCATCAGCATAAGTACCTAACAATACTTCTATTGGTTCTAATTTTTGACTAGTTGTATTAAGTCTGTTAAAAATTTCTTTTCTAAATTCATTATTTGTTTTTTCTTCTAAAAGAATGACTCTCAAAGCTGTATTTTCAAATTTATTTTTAAATTTTTCAGGTAAATCATTAAAATAACAATTATTTAAACTTTTTAATTTTTTCAATCCTTCTAGTTTTAATTTATTTTCTAAAAAGAAATAAACACTTTGTAATCTTTGAGCACCGTCTACAACTTCTAAAATTCCTTTATCTTTATCTTCATAAAAAAACAAAAAAGGTATTGGAAATCCCATTAATATAGATTCTATTAACTTTGATTGTTTATCAATAGTCCATACAAACTCTCTTTGATAATTTGGAATAATAATTTTTTTATTTTCAAACCTTCGACAAATAGATTCAATGGGATAATCTACTGTATCGTATTTTATTTTTTCTCTATACCTTTCTATTTCTTTATGAATTTTTTCTAAATCTTTATTCATTTAAAATACCCCTTTCATATAAATGATTTATTATCGTTTGTGCTATATACTCAGCCAATTTAGGAGGAACTGCATTTCCAATATGTCTTGCTACTTCTGTTATTTTGAAATTTTTTTCATGTTCTACAAATTTATAGTTTTTTGGAAAAGACTGAAGAATAGCTCCTTCTCTTATTGAAATTGCTCTGTCTTGTTCAGGATGTCCATATCTTCCAGTTCCATAATTATAAAATTGTGTTGTTAAAGTAGGAGCTACATCATCCCATTTCATTCTTCCAAAAACGGATTTATAAGTTAATCCTGTTTTTTTCTTATAACAATTTGGTTTTATATTTTCAGGCCATAACTCCCAAGTTTTTCCAGGAATAGAATTTCGAATTCTTTGAAGATTCAAATCACTCAACTTAGAAGCCCTGTGAATAAAATCTTTTTTACTTATTTCTCCCGCTTTTATAGGAAATAAATTTTTGATAGCTTCCCTTACTGTTACTTTTTTTATATCTTTTTTCAAAAAATTAATTTCTCCAAATTTTGATGCTAATAATAATAATCTTTTTCGTCTTTGTGGCACACCATAATTTTCAGCATTGTGTACATCATAATTTACATAATATCCCATATCTTTCAATGAGGTATAAAACTTTACAAATATATTTTCTTTTTGCAGAGCAGGTACATTTTCCATTGAAATAATTTCAGGATTACTTATTTTAATAATTCTTAAAAATTCATTTAGTAAATCCCAATCTTTATGTTTATTACTATTTTTTTTGTCTTTTCTATAATTAGAAAATGGTTGACATGGAGCACACCCCATTAATAATTTTATATTCTTTTCCCCAAAAAGTGAATTTATTTCATTTTTTGTTATTTCTGTTACAGATTTATTTATAAAAATACTGTGATTATTTACCTCATATGCATATCTGCAAGTTTCATCAATATCAATACCGGCTATCACTTCAATTCCTGCTTTCTTTATACCGTATGTTAAGCCACCAATTCCGCAAAATAAATCTACTGCTACAATTTTTTTCATATCAATCTCCTCCTCTCTATAAAAATTTTATAAATTGATAAAATTATTTCAAAATCTCCAAAACTTCCTCGAAGCCATATTTTTTCTGCTCCCCAGTACTAAACTTCTTAACCGTAATCACATTTTCATCTCGTTCTTCTTCCCCTAAAATCAACACATATTCAGCATTTTCACGGTTTGCCTTTTTCATTTGTGCTCCAAAGCTTTTGGCATTGTAATCAAAGTTTACTTTAATACCGTTTTTTCTAAGTTCGTTTATTGTTTTCACAAAATATTCTTTTGTGTCATCGAAATAAATCACATAAATTTTTTCTTCATTTTCAGAAATTATAGAATTGTCCATTAACATCGCAATTCTTTCCATTCCAGCGGCAAATCCTATTCCAGGAACTTTCGCATTTCCTAATATTTCAAGCAATCTGTCATATCGTCCACCCGCTAGAACTGTCGCCTGTGATCCCAATTTATTCGATTTGATTTCAAAAACCGTGTCTGAATAATAATCAAGCCCTCTAACCAATTTATCGTTCACGACATAATTCACACCCAACAATTCCAAATATTTTTTAGTGTCTTCAAAATATTTTTTACTTTCTTCATCCAAATAATCATAAAGTTTTGGTGCATTTTTAAACTCTTCCTGATCGCCTTTATCCTTAGAATCCAAAGCTCTCAAAGGATTTTTCTCATATCTTTTTTGCGAATCTTTACTCAATTTGTCAAGTCTTTCAAGCATAAATTTTTTCAAATCTTCAATATATTTTTTTCTCGACTCAACATTTCCCAAGCTGTTAATTTCCACAATCAATCCAGTAATTCCAAGTTCTTCAAGAAAATCGCAACCCATTTTAATAATTTCTGCATCTAAATAAGCACTTCTCACACCAAACATTTCCACTCCAGTTTGATGAAATTCTCTCATTCTCCCTTTTTGCGGTGCTTCGTATCTGTACATTGGACCATTGTAAAACCATTTCACTATTGGAGAAGACTTATGAAATCCAGCTTCAAGATACGCTCTTACAACTCCCGCAGTCCCTTCTGGACGCATTGTAACATCTCTTTCTCCCTTATCCTTAAAATCATACATTTCTTTTGAAACAACATCAGTTTCATCTCCAACACCTCTTCTAAAAAGCTCCGTTTCCTCCAAAATTGGCGTAATTATTCGCTCAAATCCATATTTTCCAAAAACTTTTTTTGAAGCATCTACAATCGCATCGTATTTTTTCACATCGTCAGAATATCTATCTTTCATTCCTTTTAAGGCGGTTATCATATTTTTTTCCTTTCTTAATTAATATCGTCAATTTTATTTTATAAATTATTATACCACAATTGAATAAAGATTTTAAGATGCGGGATTTCATAATTAATCTTTTCATTCAACATCTTTATTTGTAAAATCACATCTAGTTAACTGCTCCATTGCATGTTTTCTTATCATTTCTTCATCACTTTGTAATAATAATTCCAGTTTTTCTTTCGCCTTAGGAGTATTTATATCCCCTAAAGCAAAACAACATTTTCTCACTAATGCGAAATTATCATCCCAACGGTATTTTTCAAAATTTGAAATTGCTAGTTCATAAATGCAATCTATTGTAGAAGGTAATTCTAGTTGCTGGAGATAAAACACTATGTCTTCATGTTTTCCATGCCATTCTTCTTTTGTTAATTTGCATAAAATATCAACAAATTTTTCACTGTATAATTCGAACATGTAAATTGCTGAAATTAAAATATCTACGCTGTCTCCATTTTTTTCATTATATGCTTTTTCCAACTCTGTTTTTATATACTCTATTCTTTCATCATCATTTTTTAAAAATTCCTTTTGTAATTGTTGAAAACTTATTTGTTTTTTATATTTTTTCCACATCAAATTTTCCAATTCTTCAAGACTATTTTTCTCCATTTTTTATTATTTCCTTTCTAAAACTAATTTCTTTAATATTTTGATTAAATATTTCCAGTCCTTTTCTTTATTAATATTAGTCAAATTAAAAATACTCCATCATTTTAAATTTTGATACAATGCAAAAATTGTCGTGATCTTTTTATAACTTACTCACTAATTTATTTTATTTTTCTCATCTTCAATCAAATCTCTTAAATCATTACTTCCTTCCTCATAAATTATTTTTGCAATAACCCTCAAAATTTTATAAAGTTTTCTCAATCCGTAAAATATTAAAATTGTCAAAAGAAAAGTTTGTGAAAATAATAATGAAAATAATAAATTTATGTTTTTGTTGATTTTATACAAACTTTTTTCTAAAAAAAGACTAAATACGATATTTCTCAGCAAATAAACTTGCACAGGAATATAAATTGCAGTTGCCATACGGATTATTTTTAATATTGAAAGCACAAGTTTTCTTATTTCAAAAGAATATTTTTTCTCTCTTTGCAAAATTTTATACATAATTTTTTCTTTTGTAATAAATTCCAGCTCAAAATATCTATCTTTTAAAGTCAAAAGCAACATAAAATTACAGAAATTAAAACATCACATAATTAATTTGCTTTTTAATTTTCAATTTTTTATCCACAATGAAAATTTCTTTCCCTTTATTTTTTTGAAAATATCGATAACTACTGTTTAACGGCAAATAAATTCCATTTGAAAGTTTTATAATTTTTCCTGAAATAATATTTCCGCTGTAAATTTTATTTTTTGAAAAAATTTTCACAACATTATTTTTTAAATCAATATATTCGCCCTTTTGAGATTTCAAATTTCCATTTTCTT
This window encodes:
- the holA gene encoding DNA polymerase III subunit delta; this encodes MIYFIGGKKQREFKYFELLEKIRKENVGISESFFDVDLKENEKFLEKININSIFSSQELVVLKRAEKLKNIEEILKYIANLEIVNKEIIIDYDKEDGKFGVKLKKLLDEFSKNKQMEVFLFQKETEEEIRAYVVNELDINARDVAMLLEMIGNNPFKVRNEVAKIKIFLDGEKFDIEKIKNIVSIEKDYQIYEMTRNILLNNPADVMRYLEQKKEYMGILYSLYNELEIMYKISSLKVKGRKFSKNYNTFKIEFEEIKEIFKSNNRIPNSYVIFKKIELEQNYTNASLKKLVFRCWEIEKDIKTGKIEMETGVEMLIMEICSLFRKK
- a CDS encoding PTS transporter subunit EIIC, producing MKNNGIFAVLQKIGRAFMLPIAVLPMAGILLGVGGSFTNPVLIKTYNLTFLEPGTPLNYLMQLFSNVGLFVFANLPLLFAVGVAIGLANKNKETAALSAVLGFLLFHTIIGTILSFKGITPDSVTYDALIGKGLSEAAARGTAALYAKELGIFTLQTGVFGGIVCGIVASAITNKFSDKKLPDYLAFFSGNRFVPVMTIILFIPLAAIFPFIWPTIFMGIVKAGEMFAATGAIGTFFYGFTMRLLNVFGLHHAIYPLFWYTQLGGYQEVAGKMVAGGQNIFFAQLADPSVKHFSAAATKTMTGGFLPMMFGLPAAALAMYRTADDKNKAAIKGILLSAALTSFLTGITEPIEFTFLFVAPALYVIHALLEGLAYMLMYVLNVAVGITFSRGIIDFTFFGLLQGNAKTSYFWILILGPVYALVYYFVFKTLILKFNIPTPGRGDSENKLYTRKDYNEAKGNTELIDDIVVSLGGAENIENIDACITRLRVTVKDASIVADDARWKELQAKGVIRSGKGIQVVYGTQAETYKNQIREKYRI
- a CDS encoding N-acetylmannosamine-6-phosphate 2-epimerase; translation: MNKEQLLKKLKGKLIVSCQALPGEPLYIENGTIMHLMAIAAERAGAAGIRTNGIRDIEEIKKNLDLPVIGLIKKQYEGFPQHITVTMKEIDDLVEAKADIIALDCTMRERPEAKTINEFIKKIKGKYPDVLLMADISTFEEGVNAEKAGVDFVGTTLSGYTPYSKKSEGPDFELVGNLSKTLHIPVIAEGKIHEPKQAKKMLELGAFAVVVGGAITRPLEIAQRFVREME
- a CDS encoding zinc-ribbon domain-containing protein; amino-acid sequence: MILIFGTKRKFKNLGTLENCHCSRCNNTSDWNFVEYRDWFTLFWIPVFPISARKEYLECPICHQAYEVPKN
- the aspS gene encoding aspartate--tRNA ligase, with the protein product MYRNYKLNELRMENIGEEVTLSGWISKVRDLGHFVFIDLRDRYGITQILLNEEVSGSELFEEARKYKNEWVLKVTGVVAERSSKNKNIPTGDIEIEAKKIEVLSRAKQLPFEISETGNLSENMRLTYRYLDIRRPKMLNNIIKRNDMLFSIRKFMNKNGFLDVDTPILAKATPEGARDFIVPSRTNKGDFYALPQSPQLFKQILMVSGIDKYYQLAKCFRDEDLRADRQPEFTQLDVEMSFVEQEDVISMAEELTKTVFKDVTGIEITEKFPQMSYDDAMNFYGSDKPDLRFDMKLIDLSEETADCGFGVFENALKDGGNVKAIVAPNAEKFSRKYIKDLEDYVKTYFKAKGLAYIKMNENGEINSPIAKFFSEEKLTQIIEKLGIKNNEVALILADKYKVVHDGLGALRLKLGEELELIDKNAFKFLWVVDFPMFEWSEEENRYKAQHHPFTSIKEEDRKYLDTNELAKIKTDSYDIVLNGYEIGGGSIRIHDEDLQAKVFEKLGFSQEELEDKFGFFLEVLKYGVPPHGGLAYGIDRWLMAMLKEDSIKEVIPFPKTNKGQDLMTGAPAGIEEQVLEDDLRLKLLEVEKED
- a CDS encoding DUF554 family protein; this encodes MGNLVNCAAIILGSLIGFFIGHKFKEDMKNIMMECAGLFIIIVGVKSTINSKRDIIVLIYLIIGSIIGQIIDIDLKLKKFGIFLEKNKEIKI
- a CDS encoding MAE_28990/MAE_18760 family HEPN-like nuclease; this translates as MKSEYRKRKNELRYCFNILEKFENLKIRNDLGEVEETIIDFNYNTDNMNFSYNDFFKIFRSSFILLLYNFIEASVFLFIDSIYQKFEYENITYLQASEVFQKLFIEYKFSDSFKKNSNFNTYKDKVNEIIEGISNRIVLKFEIKNLSNLSGNVGAKNLREMCKLHGIVLNSRSRSQDPENHKFSLDNIKNERNALAHGRKSFIEVGSEYTVSDLKNYYDEIVLLMDDLLNAVKKFIDEKKYKQE
- a CDS encoding DUF262 domain-containing protein: MNKDLEKIHKEIERYREKIKYDTVDYPIESICRRFENKKIIIPNYQREFVWTIDKQSKLIESILMGFPIPFLFFYEDKDKGILEVVDGAQRLQSVYFFLENKLKLEGLKKLKSLNNCYFNDLPEKFKNKFENTALRVILLEEKTNNEFRKEIFNRLNTTSQKLEPIEVLLGTYADEEFIEFLKRCSENEKYKKLCPISLEKQKKKENLELVLRFFAYSDSLDEYDGKVTLFLEDYVKKNLRDFDRERLLKNFENMLVFVEKYFPNGFAKSKSAKSTPRTRFEAISVGVNLALNENKNLNTNTEEWLESKEFKKVTTTDSANNKSKLVERITFVKNKLLGDNIQHEIRIQKKEK
- a CDS encoding DNA cytosine methyltransferase; this encodes MKKIVAVDLFCGIGGLTYGIKKAGIEVIAGIDIDETCRYAYEVNNHSIFINKSVTEITKNEINSLFGEKNIKLLMGCAPCQPFSNYRKDKKNSNKHKDWDLLNEFLRIIKISNPEIISMENVPALQKENIFVKFYTSLKDMGYYVNYDVHNAENYGVPQRRKRLLLLASKFGEINFLKKDIKKVTVREAIKNLFPIKAGEISKKDFIHRASKLSDLNLQRIRNSIPGKTWELWPENIKPNCYKKKTGLTYKSVFGRMKWDDVAPTLTTQFYNYGTGRYGHPEQDRAISIREGAILQSFPKNYKFVEHEKNFKITEVARHIGNAVPPKLAEYIAQTIINHLYERGILNE